In the Sinorhizobium arboris LMG 14919 genome, one interval contains:
- a CDS encoding sugar ABC transporter ATP-binding protein, producing MENLVELSGIRKSFGGVHALQGVDFALRAGEVHALLGENGAGKSTLMRVLGGEYRAEAGTVKVAGEEPHFRSPSDAISKGIAIIHQEMALATDLTVAENIFLSEIPSVISWRGLNSRARELIDSLGFSIHPGAAVGDLSVAHQQVVEIAKALSRNARVMVFDEPTAVLSVQDAERLLGIIRALRERGVGVIYISHRLDEVFRIADRITVMKDGASVATVERSAVEIDDVIRMMVGRSLKALFGEDVERLPGDEVLRVENLSDGDRIGNVSLRLCAGEIIGLGGLVGAGRTEFVRLVFGAERAQSGRIFVHGKEKSIRKPGDGVKAGIGLVPENRKEQGLVLDFPIRVNATMAKLGPLVNRFGFVRRARERTAVENLAKRLRLKAGSLDDPASSLSGGNQQKVVLAKWFHADGDILIFDEPTRGVDVGAKTEIYSLIKALAAEGRAILVISSEHLELFGLCDRILVMREGQITGELGPDDYTEEKLLKLAMVSPVAPPENRPEKRVVNR from the coding sequence ATGGAAAATCTCGTAGAACTCTCCGGCATCCGCAAATCCTTCGGCGGCGTCCATGCGCTGCAGGGCGTGGACTTCGCGCTTCGAGCAGGCGAGGTTCACGCGCTTCTCGGCGAGAACGGCGCGGGCAAGTCGACCCTCATGCGGGTGCTCGGCGGCGAATACCGCGCCGAGGCCGGAACGGTAAAGGTCGCGGGCGAGGAGCCGCATTTCCGATCGCCTTCCGACGCCATATCGAAGGGTATCGCGATCATCCACCAGGAGATGGCGCTTGCGACGGACCTGACCGTGGCCGAAAACATCTTCCTATCTGAAATTCCTTCCGTCATTTCCTGGCGCGGTCTCAACAGTCGGGCTCGTGAACTGATCGACAGCCTCGGCTTTTCCATCCACCCGGGTGCGGCCGTGGGCGATCTCTCCGTTGCCCATCAGCAGGTGGTCGAGATCGCCAAGGCGCTGTCCCGCAACGCCCGCGTCATGGTCTTCGACGAGCCGACGGCGGTGCTGTCGGTGCAGGATGCAGAGCGCCTGCTCGGCATCATCAGGGCGCTGCGCGAACGCGGCGTCGGCGTGATCTATATATCCCATCGTCTCGACGAAGTGTTCCGCATCGCCGACCGCATCACGGTCATGAAGGACGGCGCGTCGGTCGCGACCGTCGAGCGCTCCGCAGTCGAGATCGACGATGTCATCCGCATGATGGTCGGCAGATCGCTCAAGGCGCTTTTCGGCGAGGATGTCGAACGGCTGCCCGGTGACGAGGTGCTGCGCGTCGAAAACCTCTCGGACGGCGACCGCATCGGGAACGTGTCGCTGCGGCTGTGCGCCGGCGAGATCATCGGCCTCGGCGGCCTCGTCGGCGCGGGCCGTACGGAATTCGTCCGACTGGTCTTCGGGGCCGAACGGGCGCAGTCCGGCCGCATCTTCGTGCACGGCAAGGAGAAGTCCATCCGCAAGCCCGGCGACGGGGTCAAGGCCGGCATCGGCCTCGTGCCTGAAAACCGCAAGGAGCAGGGGCTCGTTCTTGATTTCCCGATAAGAGTCAACGCCACCATGGCGAAACTCGGCCCCCTCGTGAATCGCTTCGGCTTCGTGCGCCGTGCACGGGAAAGGACGGCGGTGGAGAATCTGGCAAAGCGCCTGCGCCTCAAAGCCGGCAGCCTCGACGATCCTGCGTCCAGCCTCTCGGGCGGAAACCAGCAGAAGGTCGTGCTCGCCAAGTGGTTCCACGCCGATGGCGACATCCTGATCTTCGACGAGCCGACCCGCGGCGTCGATGTCGGCGCCAAGACCGAGATTTACTCGCTGATCAAGGCACTCGCCGCCGAGGGGCGGGCGATTCTCGTCATCTCTTCCGAACATCTCGAACTCTTCGGACTTTGCGACCGCATCCTCGTCATGCGCGAGGGCCAGATCACCGGCGAGCTCGGCCCGGACGACTATACCGAGGAAAAACTCCTGAAGCTGGCGATGGTGAGCCCTGTCGCCCCGCCCGAAAACAGGCCCGAAAAGAGGGTTGTGAACCGATGA
- a CDS encoding sugar ABC transporter substrate-binding protein: protein MTRTSKTALKIALAAAASLLAISAAEAAECRIGISMKTLDAPYFAAQEVSAKKHAEELGCEVISADAQNDLNKQIADIEDMVAQGIGALIVNPRDSKGMVPAVNAATAAGVKVFVIDSTLDPTANFVTLVQSSNSRNGMLVGQWLADQTKGKDLKIALLSGDKGNEVGQERRLGVLAGLLEGQLRNEGRARFEVVGQGWGLWGHEGGLKAMEDLLVANPDINVVLGENDSMVLGARKALEQAGRVEDVLLLAAADGQKEALQMIREGTYGATGLNDPALVASTAVDLAKKALDGELPADLSKVTYTTPTAITKQNVDQYYKADAVF from the coding sequence ATGACCCGCACATCAAAGACCGCGCTCAAGATTGCATTGGCTGCTGCCGCATCGCTGCTGGCGATCAGCGCCGCCGAGGCTGCCGAGTGCAGGATCGGCATTTCGATGAAAACGCTCGACGCTCCCTACTTCGCCGCGCAGGAAGTTTCCGCCAAGAAACATGCCGAAGAGCTCGGATGCGAGGTGATCTCAGCCGACGCTCAAAACGACCTCAACAAGCAGATTGCCGACATCGAAGACATGGTCGCCCAGGGGATCGGCGCGCTGATTGTCAATCCGCGTGACAGCAAAGGCATGGTTCCGGCGGTGAACGCCGCGACGGCCGCCGGCGTGAAGGTCTTCGTCATCGACTCCACCCTGGATCCGACGGCAAACTTCGTGACGCTGGTGCAGTCTTCCAATAGCCGCAACGGCATGCTCGTCGGACAGTGGCTGGCCGACCAGACGAAAGGCAAGGACCTGAAGATTGCGCTGCTTTCCGGCGACAAGGGCAATGAAGTGGGGCAAGAGCGCCGCCTGGGCGTGCTGGCGGGCCTCCTCGAGGGGCAACTGCGCAACGAAGGCCGGGCGCGCTTCGAAGTGGTGGGCCAGGGCTGGGGGCTCTGGGGTCACGAAGGTGGCCTCAAAGCGATGGAAGACCTGCTGGTCGCCAATCCGGACATCAATGTCGTGCTCGGCGAGAACGACTCGATGGTCCTCGGCGCCCGCAAGGCGCTGGAACAGGCGGGCCGCGTCGAGGACGTGCTGCTCCTGGCCGCTGCCGACGGACAGAAGGAAGCGCTGCAGATGATCAGGGAGGGCACCTACGGCGCCACTGGCCTCAACGATCCGGCGCTCGTCGCCTCGACGGCCGTAGACCTCGCCAAGAAGGCGCTCGACGGAGAGCTGCCCGCGGACCTTTCGAAGGTCACCTACACGACGCCCACGGCGATCACGAAGCAAAACGTCGATCAGTACTACAAGGCCGACGCCGTCTTCTGA